The Agromyces mariniharenae sequence CACGAAGGCGATCGCCGACGGGCCCTTGAGCTCGTCGTCGAACGCCGTGATCCCGGCGTTGTTCGCCGCGATCTTGGTCAGCGTGTTCTTCACCACGGCGTAGCTCGCGTCCCCACTGATGGACTTGCGCAGCTCCTTGAGCTTCGCAACAGTGAGGCCGCGGTATTCGGTCAGCAGAACGGCGGTCGAGCTCTCGAACCTCTCGGTGAGCTCGGCAACCGCGGCTTCCTTGTTCGCCATGGCCACTCCTTGTGTCTTCAACGTGCATCGCGGTGGCGGTGCACGGCCTCGGAGCGCTGGAAGAATTCGGAGCGAAAGAAAAAAGCTCCGGCGCAGACGCGCGGAGCTCGGCCCGATTCGATCGGGAAGTCTTCGTCACACCTGCGTGGGCTCCTGCTTTCGCAAGACTTCGGTCGCATCCACTGCTGTGATCGACACAGTCGCGGGCGCGACGACCAACGGTCTTCGGCTCCGTCAAGGGTAGCGGATGCCGCGAGTCACGCCAAATCGCAGCGGTGCGGCACCGAATCGACGTGGTCGCCCGATCGGCCCCGCACTAATATGAGGATGCCTCAGTGCAGCCCCCGATGCGTCGTGCTCCATCCAGATCGAGACTATGGCCACTGCGGGCGACGTGCCCCGAGCCCCGGAGCATCCCGTCGGCGCCCGTGATCAATCGAAGGATCCGATCATGAACACTGACAGCGCCACCGGACGGGTTCCCGAGGGCCCGACCGGCCGGCAGATCATCACGTTCGCCCCGGTGGACGACGCGACCGCGACCCGTGAGCTGCGCGACGTCGCGGGCTTCGACATCGGGACGCCGCGGGGGCTCGACGACCCCGCCGCGGTGGCGACGAACGACGTCTACCTCGACAAGCTCGGCATCGCCATCGTCGACTCCGCGCCCGAGCAGCTCGGCGCGCTCTCGCGCGCGTTGGGCGACTCGGCCAGCCCGATCATCGCCGTCGAGCCCGAGGTCTACGTGTACCCGTTCGACACGATCGACGCCATGGACGCGCCACCCACCCCGATGGCGGACGACGCGGACACCGATTCCGACGACGACGAGGTCGACGCTGCGGAGACCTACGTGGACACCGACACGTACGCGTGGGGCCTCAAGGCGGTGCGCGCCGTGCCGCCGATCCTCGCCACGGCGCCCTGGGCGGGCGCCGGCATCCGGATCGCGGTGCTCGACACGGGCATCGACCTGGGCCACCCCGACTTCGCAGGGCGCGTGCTCGCGAGCCAGTCCTTCATTCCGGGCGCCGCGGTGCAGGACGGCCACTCGCACGGCACGCACTGCGCGGGAACGGCCGCGGGGCCGAAGAGCCCTCCGGGCACGCAGCGCCGCTACGGCGTCGCGCACGGCTCGCGTCTGCTCATCGGCAAGGTGCTGAGCGACCAGGGCAGCGGCACGAGCGGCCAGATCCTGGCGGGCATCCAGTGGGCCGTCGAGCAGGGCGCGCACGTCATCTCGATGTCGCTGGGCTCGCGCGTCGCCGTCGGCCAGACGTACTACACGTACTACGAGCAGGCGGCGACCGCCGCGCTGAACGCCGGGGCGCTGATCGTCGCCGCCGCGGGCAACGACGGGTGGAGCCCCGTGGGCGCACCCGCCAACAGCCCGTCGGTGCTCGCGGTCGCAGCCCTCGACCAGGCGCTGCAGCGTGCGCCGTTCTCGTGCGTCGCCCTCAACGGCAACGGCGGCGAGATCGACATCGCGGCGCCGGGCGTGGCGACGTACTCGTCCATCCCGGTCGCCAAGGGCTCGTACGGGTTCAAGAGCGGCACGAGCATGGCCACGCCGCACGTCGCGGGTGTCGCCGCGACGCTGGCTCGCAAGACCGGCCTGCGCAGCCGGGCGCTCTGGCAGGAGCTCGTGCGCACGGCCGTGCCGCTCCCCCAGTCCGCCCAGGAGGTGGGCGCGGGGCTCGCGGTCGTCCCGACGCGGCGCCGTCCGGTCTGGGACTACCAGCCGATGCCGTGGCGACCCGGCCCGATCATCGACCCCGGCCCGCTCGAGCCGCGACCGCTCCCCTCGGCGCGACGATGACCGGATCGGATGCCGCGGGCGACCGGGTGCACGTGACCGTGCAGGGTCGGGGGGTCGACGACGTGCTCCCCGACCTGCTCGACGCGGGACTCGAAGTCGACGAGGCGCTCGGCGGGCTCGGCATCGTGACCGGGCGCGCGGCGCCCGACGCGGTCGAGCGGCTCCGCGGCATCCCCGGGGTCACGGTCGAGCCCGAGAGCGGCGTGCAGCTGCCGCCGCCGGATGCCCCGGTGCAGTAGCAACGGCGAGCGGATGCCGCGGCGCGACGTCGCGGCATCCGCCATCGGGAGCCGGGCCCAGCTGACGGGCCCGGCTCCTCGCCTCGTGTGCGGAGACGCAATGCACGGGAACAGTTGACCGCGGTCATTGGTTGACAGAAAGCAACGATTTCTTTATAGTTGACATCTATCAACATTCTTGGAGCAGAACCAGACGTGACCGCAACCACCGAAACCCCCTCGCTCGAGGCCGAGCGCTCGCACCGTGAGGTGCTGACCGCGCTGTCGGGCCTCATCATGGGCATGTTCGTCGCCGTGCTCTCGGGCACGGTCGTCTCGACGTCGATGCCGATCATCATCGCCGACCTCGGCGGCGACCAGTCCGCCTACACCTGGGTCATCACCGCGAGCCTGCTCGCGACCGCCGTGTCCACCCCGATCTGGGGCAAGCTCGCGGACCTCCTCGACCGCAAGGTGCTGCTGCAGCTCGCACTCGGCCTGTTCGTGGTCGGCACCGCGATCGCCGGCTTCGCGCAGGACACGGGCATGCTCATCGGCGTGCGCGTCATCCAGGGCATCGGCGCCGGCGGCCTCATGTCGCTCGTCATGATCGCCGTGGCGCTCATCATCTCCCCCCGCGAGCGCGGCAAGTACATGGGCATCGTCGGCGGCGTCATGGCGATGGCCACCATCGGCGGCCCGCTGCTCGGCGGCGTCGTCACCGACGCGTTCGGCTGGCGCGCCAACTTCTTCCTCGGCATCCCCTTCGCGATCGTCGCGATCATCCTGATCCAGCGCACGCTGCACCTGCCGAAGAGCACCCGCACGAAGGTCAAGATCGACTACGTGGGCGCCGTGCTGCTCGCCGTGGGCGTCTCGCTCCTGCTCATCTGGGTCTCGATGGGCGGCAACCAGTTCGAGTGGAACTCCATGACGAGCTTCGTCATGATCGGCATCTCCGCCGCCGCCATCATCGGCTTCGTCATCACGGAGTTCCTCGTCGAGGAGCCCATCGTTCCGATGAGCCTGTTCCGGAACCGCACGTTCACGCTCGCCGTGATCGCCTCCATCTCGGTCGGCGTCGCGATGTTCGCGACCAGCGTGTTCCTCGCGCAGTACTTCCAGCTCGCCCGGGGTGCGACCCCGACGGAGTCCGGCCTCATGACCATCCCGATGGTCGTCGGCCAGATGGGCGCCTCGATCGGCATCGGCGCGCTCGTGAGCCGGTTCGGCAAGTGGAAGGGCTGGATGCTGCTCGGCTCCGCGCTCATCGTCGCGGGCGTCAGCCTGATGTCGACGCTCCGCTACGACACCGACTTCCTCTGGGTCTCGGTCTACATGGTCGTGCTCGGCGCCGGCCTCGGCATGGTGATGCAGAACCTCACGCTCGTCGTGCAGAACGACACCCCGGTGTCGCAGCTCGGCGCGGCCAGCTCGAACGTGAACTTCTTCCGCTCGATCGCCGGCACCATCGGCGTGACGATCATGGGCTCGGTGCTGGCCACCCAGGTGACCTCGCACGTGAAGGACGGCCTCGCGTCGTTCACGCCGACCTCGCCCGAGGAGGTCTCGGCCCTGCAGGGCCTCGCCGGCGGCGGCGTGCCGCACGTCTCCGAGCTGCCCGACGCGATCCGCGTGATCGTCGAGAGCGCCTACGGCCACGGCATCGCCGACGTGTTCATCATCGCGATCCCGCTCGCGGTGCTGAGCCTCATCGCGATCGCCTTCCTCCCCAACAAGGCGCTCTCGCGGCAGACCCACGCCGAGAAGCTCGAGGAGGAGGCCGAGCAGGTCGCCATCGACCTCGCCGAGGCCGAGATCGCCGCCCCGGTGTCGTCGTCGGTCGGGCTCGTCGAGGGTACCGACGGCGAGGCGTCGGACGAGCGCGAGCCGGTCGACCGCGAGCGCGGCCGCGCCGCGTCGGGGAGCGCTCGATAGCATGATCACCATGACCGCCGAGCCCGCCGTCGACGAGGCCATCGCGCGCGTCGAGGAGCAGCTCGGCGTCGTGTTCAACCGGGCCCGGCTCGTGTGGAAGCAGGCGGCGGAGCAGATCCACCCCGACCTGCAGCCCGCCGGCTACAAGGTGCTCTCGACGATCACCCGGCTCGGGTCGACCACCGCGCACGTGCTCGCGACCGAGCTCGACATGGACAAGAGCGTCGTGAGCCGGCAGGTGCGGGTGCTCGAGGACGTGGGGCTCGTCGAGAGCCTGCCCGACGAGCGCGACGGTCGCATCCGGGTGCTCCGGCCGACGGCGACCGCGGTCGAGCGCATCTCGGCGGTGCGGGCGAGCAACCAGGCCCGCGTCCGCGCGGCGCTCGAGAACCGCTCCGTCGAGGAGCTGGGCACCTTCGCCGAGATGCTGCGGGTGCTCGCCGAGGCCTAGTCGTCCCCGACTCGCGAAGGGCCGGTCCCCCATCGGGACCGGTCCTTCGCCGTGCCCGGCGTCGGTGGCCGGTGCGAGACTCGCGACATGGAAGTCATCCACGTGAATCCACCGACGCTGCACACGAGCCCGGCGTTCAGCCAGGGCGTGCTGGTGCGCGGCGACCACGACCTCCTCCAGGTCGGCGGCCAGAACGGCACGGATGCCTCGGGCGCGATCGTTCCCGGCGGCATCGGGCCGCAGACCGAGCAGGCGATGCGCAACGTGCTCGCCGTGCTCGAGGCCGTCGGCGCCGACCAGGCCAACGTCATCCGCATGTCGATCCTCCTCGTCGAGGGCCAGTCGTTCGAGGAGGGGTTCGCCGCCGCGATGCCCGTCTGGGGGCCGCACGTCACCGCGATCACGGGCGCGCACGTCGCCGGCCTCGGGCGCGCAGACGCGCTGGTCGAGATCGAGGCGACGGCCGCGATCCCCCGCGGTTAACGCGCGCGCTCGACCGACGGCGACGACGCCGAGGCGTGCGCCGAGCCGCGCTCGGTCGTCGCCGGCAGCCGAACCGTGAAGCGCGTCGCGCCCGGCTCGCTCTCCACCGAGACCTCGCCCTGGTGCGCCTCGACGACGGCGCGCACGATCGCGAGCCCGAGGCCCGTGCTGCCCGCACGACGCGAGCGAGACGAGTCGCCACGCGCGAAGCGCTCGAACAGCGTTTCGGCGAGCTGGGGCGGGATGCCGGGTCCGTCGTCCTCGACCGTCAGTACGACCTCGTCGCCCTCTCGCTCCAGCGCGGCCACGACGCTCGTGCCCTCGGGCGTGTGCACGCGCGCGTTGGCGAGCAGGTTCATCACGACCTGGCGCAGGCGGGGCTCGTCGCCGACGACGGTGGTCGGGGCATCCGGCAGCCGCACCTCCCAGTCGTGGTCGGGCCCGGCCGCCTGGGCGTCGCCGAGCGCCTCGACGACGACGCGACCGAGGTCGACGGGAACTGACGCGAGCTCGCGGCCCTCGTCGAGGCGTGCCAGCAGGAGCAGGTCCTCGACGAGCTCGGTCATGCGCACGGACTCCGACTCGATGCGCCCGATCGCGTGCACCACGTCGGGCGGCAACTCGCCGCCATGGAGGCGCGTGAGCTCGGCGTAGCCGCGGATCGACGCGAGCGGGGTGCGCAGCTCGTGGCTCGCGTCGGCGACGAACCGGCGCACCTTCTGCTCGCTCTGCTCGCGCGCCGTGAGCGCGGAGGCCACGTGGCCGAGCATGCGGTTGAACGCGGTGCCGAGGCGTCCGACCTCGGTGCCGTCGTCGTCGACCGGGACCCGCTCGGCGAGCGCGACGTCGCCGCGGTCGAGCGGCAGCTCCGAGACGCGCTGCGCCGTCGCGGTCACCTCGGAGAGCGGGCTGAGCGCGCGGCGCACGACGACGGAGCCGATCGCGAGCGCGAGCACGAGGCCGCCCGCGGCGACGATCGCGACCGTGATCGCGAGCTGCGTGGTCTGCGCGTTCACGTCGGTCAACGGGAGCGCGAGGACGCTGCGCACCTCCGGCTGCGTCTGGACGGCGAGGGCTCGGTAGTCGCCGAGGTCGCCGGCGGTGACCGTGTGCGGGTCGCCGTCGGGCGGCACGGCCGCGAGGGCGGAGGTCGCCTGGGTGCCGGCATCGATGAGCTCGCCGCTCTCCGAGATGTACACGCCCGCAACGCTCTCGCCCGCCACGAGCACCCCCAGCGTGCCCACCGGCTGCCCCGGGACACGGAGGAACTCGAGCACCGTCGAACGCGGGTCCGTCGGGAATCCCGGGGGTGCGGCATCCGTGGCCCGCGACGCGGTCTCCCGCAGGCTCGCGTCGAGGCGTCCCACCGACGTGGTGTGGAACACGGCGACGCTGATGACTCCGATGACCGCGCTCACGGCGATGAGCAGCACCGCGACGATGGCGAGGAGCCGCCGGTGCAGGGTCCACGGCCGCCGGCGGCGGCGCGCGGCATCCGTCGTCGTGCCCGTCTCGTCGGCCTGAGCCTCCGCACGCGACACGGCGGCGTAGCCGGGGTCGCCCGGGTGGGTCATCCCGCCGCCTTCAGCATGTAGCCGGCGCCGCGCACGGTGTGGATCATGGGCTCGCGGCCCGCGTCGATCTTCTTGCGCAGGTAGGAGATGTAGAGCTCGACGACCGATTCCTTGCCGCCGAAGTCGTAGCTCCAGACGCGGTCGAGGATCTGCGCCTTCGAGAGCACGCGGCGCGGATTGCGCATGAGGAAGCGGAGCAGCTCGAACTCGGTGGCGGTGAGCTCGATGGGCGTGCCGCCGCGGGCGACCTCGTAGGAGTCCTCGTCGAGCGTGAGGTCGCCGACGACGAGCACCGGGTCCTTCGCCTGCGCGAGCGTCAGCGTCGAGCGGCGGATGAGCCCGCGCAGCCGGGCGACGACCTCCTCGAGGCTGAACGGCTTGGTGACGTAGTCGTCGCCGCCCGCCGTGAGGCCGGCGATGCGGTCGTCGAGCGAGTCCTTGGCGGTGAGGAAGAGCACGGGCGTCTCGGTGCCGTCGGAGCGCACGCGCTGCAGCACCTCGAGGCCGTCGATGTCGGGGAGCATGATGTCGAGCACGATCGCGTCGGGCCGGAACTCGCGCGCGACCTTCACCGCGCTGAAGCCGTCGGCGGCCGTGCGCACGTCCCAGCCCTCGTAGCGCAGGGCCATCTTCAGCAGCTCGGTCAGCGAGTGCTCGTCGTCCACGACGAGGACGCGCACCATGGAGCCGTCGCCCTTCGTGATCTGCGGGGCGCGGTGGGTCGTGGGGGTGCTCATGACTCCAGTATCCGCGCCGGCCTATGCGTTCCCTATGAGGTGCATGTGCGGATGCCGCGGCATCCCTCGGGGGTGACCCATAGCGACCCCAGTGGCACGTCATAGCCCGACCAAAGC is a genomic window containing:
- a CDS encoding RidA family protein, which encodes MEVIHVNPPTLHTSPAFSQGVLVRGDHDLLQVGGQNGTDASGAIVPGGIGPQTEQAMRNVLAVLEAVGADQANVIRMSILLVEGQSFEEGFAAAMPVWGPHVTAITGAHVAGLGRADALVEIEATAAIPRG
- a CDS encoding S8 family serine peptidase — encoded protein: MNTDSATGRVPEGPTGRQIITFAPVDDATATRELRDVAGFDIGTPRGLDDPAAVATNDVYLDKLGIAIVDSAPEQLGALSRALGDSASPIIAVEPEVYVYPFDTIDAMDAPPTPMADDADTDSDDDEVDAAETYVDTDTYAWGLKAVRAVPPILATAPWAGAGIRIAVLDTGIDLGHPDFAGRVLASQSFIPGAAVQDGHSHGTHCAGTAAGPKSPPGTQRRYGVAHGSRLLIGKVLSDQGSGTSGQILAGIQWAVEQGAHVISMSLGSRVAVGQTYYTYYEQAATAALNAGALIVAAAGNDGWSPVGAPANSPSVLAVAALDQALQRAPFSCVALNGNGGEIDIAAPGVATYSSIPVAKGSYGFKSGTSMATPHVAGVAATLARKTGLRSRALWQELVRTAVPLPQSAQEVGAGLAVVPTRRRPVWDYQPMPWRPGPIIDPGPLEPRPLPSARR
- a CDS encoding DHA2 family efflux MFS transporter permease subunit; the encoded protein is MTATTETPSLEAERSHREVLTALSGLIMGMFVAVLSGTVVSTSMPIIIADLGGDQSAYTWVITASLLATAVSTPIWGKLADLLDRKVLLQLALGLFVVGTAIAGFAQDTGMLIGVRVIQGIGAGGLMSLVMIAVALIISPRERGKYMGIVGGVMAMATIGGPLLGGVVTDAFGWRANFFLGIPFAIVAIILIQRTLHLPKSTRTKVKIDYVGAVLLAVGVSLLLIWVSMGGNQFEWNSMTSFVMIGISAAAIIGFVITEFLVEEPIVPMSLFRNRTFTLAVIASISVGVAMFATSVFLAQYFQLARGATPTESGLMTIPMVVGQMGASIGIGALVSRFGKWKGWMLLGSALIVAGVSLMSTLRYDTDFLWVSVYMVVLGAGLGMVMQNLTLVVQNDTPVSQLGAASSNVNFFRSIAGTIGVTIMGSVLATQVTSHVKDGLASFTPTSPEEVSALQGLAGGGVPHVSELPDAIRVIVESAYGHGIADVFIIAIPLAVLSLIAIAFLPNKALSRQTHAEKLEEEAEQVAIDLAEAEIAAPVSSSVGLVEGTDGEASDEREPVDRERGRAASGSAR
- a CDS encoding sensor histidine kinase, with the translated sequence MTHPGDPGYAAVSRAEAQADETGTTTDAARRRRRPWTLHRRLLAIVAVLLIAVSAVIGVISVAVFHTTSVGRLDASLRETASRATDAAPPGFPTDPRSTVLEFLRVPGQPVGTLGVLVAGESVAGVYISESGELIDAGTQATSALAAVPPDGDPHTVTAGDLGDYRALAVQTQPEVRSVLALPLTDVNAQTTQLAITVAIVAAGGLVLALAIGSVVVRRALSPLSEVTATAQRVSELPLDRGDVALAERVPVDDDGTEVGRLGTAFNRMLGHVASALTAREQSEQKVRRFVADASHELRTPLASIRGYAELTRLHGGELPPDVVHAIGRIESESVRMTELVEDLLLLARLDEGRELASVPVDLGRVVVEALGDAQAAGPDHDWEVRLPDAPTTVVGDEPRLRQVVMNLLANARVHTPEGTSVVAALEREGDEVVLTVEDDGPGIPPQLAETLFERFARGDSSRSRRAGSTGLGLAIVRAVVEAHQGEVSVESEPGATRFTVRLPATTERGSAHASASSPSVERAR
- a CDS encoding response regulator transcription factor translates to MSTPTTHRAPQITKGDGSMVRVLVVDDEHSLTELLKMALRYEGWDVRTAADGFSAVKVAREFRPDAIVLDIMLPDIDGLEVLQRVRSDGTETPVLFLTAKDSLDDRIAGLTAGGDDYVTKPFSLEEVVARLRGLIRRSTLTLAQAKDPVLVVGDLTLDEDSYEVARGGTPIELTATEFELLRFLMRNPRRVLSKAQILDRVWSYDFGGKESVVELYISYLRKKIDAGREPMIHTVRGAGYMLKAAG
- a CDS encoding MarR family winged helix-turn-helix transcriptional regulator; its protein translation is MTAEPAVDEAIARVEEQLGVVFNRARLVWKQAAEQIHPDLQPAGYKVLSTITRLGSTTAHVLATELDMDKSVVSRQVRVLEDVGLVESLPDERDGRIRVLRPTATAVERISAVRASNQARVRAALENRSVEELGTFAEMLRVLAEA